One genomic segment of Acanthochromis polyacanthus isolate Apoly-LR-REF ecotype Palm Island chromosome 9, KAUST_Apoly_ChrSc, whole genome shotgun sequence includes these proteins:
- the LOC110960377 gene encoding WD repeat-containing protein 48 isoform X1 encodes MATHHRQNAAGRRKVQVSYVIRDEVEKYNRNGVNALQLDPALNRLFTAGRDSIIRIWSVYQHKQDPYIASMEHHTDWVNDIVLCCNGKTLISASSDTTVKVWNAHKGFCMSTLRTHKDYVKALAYAKDKELVASAGLDRQIFLWDVNTLTALTASNNTVTTSSLSGNKDSIYSLAMNQMGTVIVSGSTEKVLRVWDPRTCAKLMKLKGHTDNVKSLLLNRDGTQCLSGSSDGTIRLWSLGQQRCIATYRVHDEGVWALQVNEAFTHVYSGGRDKKIYCTDLRNPDIRVLICEEKAPVLKMELDRSADPPPAIWVSTTKSSVNKWSLKGMHNFRSSGEYDNDCSTPLTPLCTQPEQVIKGGASIIQCHILNDKRHILTKDTNNNVAFWDVLKACKGEDLGKVEFDEEIKKRFKMVYVPNWFSVDLKTGMLTITLDESDCFAAWVSAKDAGFSSSDGSDPKLNLGGLLLQALLEFWPRTRINPMDEEENEVNHVNGEQENRVQKGNGYFQVPPHTPVIFGEAGGRTLFRLLCRDSGGETESMLLNETVPQWVIDITVDKNMPKFNKIPFYLQPHSSSGAKTLKKDRLSASDMLQVRKVMEHVYEKIINLDNESQTTSSSANDKPGEQEKEEDMAMLAEEKIELMCQDQVLDPNMDLRTVKHFIWKSGGDLTLHYRQKST; translated from the exons ATGGCCACGCATCACAGGCAAAATGCTGCTGGGCGGAGGAAAGTACAG GTGTCTTATGTCATTAGAGACGAGGTGGAGAAGTACAACCGGAACGGGGTGAACGCTCTCCAGCTCGATCCTGCGCTCAACCGGCTCTTCACAGCTGGGAGGGACTCCATCATCCGGATATGGAGCGTCTACCAGCACAAA CAGGACCCATATATCGCGTCTATGGAGCATCATACAGACTGGGTTAATGACATAGTCCTCTGTTGCAATGGAAAAACAT TGATATCTGCCTCATCAGATACAACAGTCAAAGTATGGAACGCGCATAAAGGGTTTTGTATGTCGACGTTACGAACACACAAGGACTATGTGAAGGCATTGGCCTACGCTAAGGACAAGGAGCTAGTGGCGTCTGCAGGTCTGGACCGGCAGATATTTCTTTGGGATGTGAACACTCTAACAGCACTCACTGCTTCCAACAACACTGTCACCA CCTCGTCTCTCAGCGGGAACAAGGACTCGATCTACAGTCTGGCTATGAACCAGATGGGCACAGTCATTGTATCTGGATCCACAGAAAAG GTTCTGAGAGTGTGGGATCCTCGAACATGTGCGAAGCTGATGAAGCTAAAAGGCCACACAGACAATGTGAAGTCGTTGCTGCTGAACCGAGACGGCACTCAG TGTCTGTCGGGCAGCTCAGACGGAACCATCCGCCTTTGGTCACTTGGCCAGCAGAGGTGTATCGCCACCTATCGGGTGCACGACGAAGGCGTCTGGGCCCTGCAGGTCAATGAGGCCTTCACACACGTATATTCTGGAGGCAGAGACAAAAAGATCTACTGCACTGACCTGCGTAACCCAGACATCCGTGTGCTCATTTGTGAGGAAAAGGCCCCGGTGCTCAAA ATGGAACTGGACAGATCTGCTGACCCACCTCCAGCAATCTGGGTCTCCACCACCAAGTCATCCGTTAATAAATGG TCTCTAAAGGGAATGCACAACTTCAGATCATCAGGGGAGTATGACAATGACTGCAGTACCCCTCTGACACCACTGTGTACTCAGCCAGAACAAGTCATCAAGG GAGGTGCCAGTATTATACAGTGCCACATTCTGAACGACAAGAGACACATACTCACCAAAGATACCAACAACAACGTGGCGTTCTGGGATGTCCTGAAG gCGTGCAAGGGAGAAGACTTGGGGAAAGTGGAATTTGAtgaagagattaaaaaacgCTTCAAGATGGTCTATGTGCCAAATTGGTTCTCTGTAGATCTGAAAACTGGG ATGCTCACTATCACTCTGGATGAGAGCGACTGCTTCGCTGCCTGGGTCTCTGCAAAGGACGCCGGCTTTTCAAGTTCTGATGGATCTGACCCAAAGT TGAACCTGGGTGGACTGCTGCTCCAGGCTCTGCTGGAGTTTTGGCCCAGAACCCGCATCAACCCCATGGATGAGGAGGAGAATGAGGTGAACCACG TGAACGGAGAGCAGGAGAACAGGGTCCAGAAAGGAAATGGATACTTCCAGGTGCCACCACACACGCCAGTCATCTTTGGTGAAGCAGGAGGCAGAACTCTTTTTAG gttgctATGTAGAGATTCAGGTGGAGAGACTGAATCCATGCTGCTGAATGAGACGGTCCCTCAGTGGGTTATCGATATAACTGTAGAT AAAAATATGCCCAAGTTCAACAAAATCCCATTCTACCTCCAGCCTCATTCTTCCTCTGgtgcaaaaactctaaaaaa GGATCGTTTGTCTGCCAGCGACATGCTCCAGGTGAGGAAGGTGATGGAGCACGTCTACGAGAAGATCATCAACCTGGACAACGAGTCGCAGACCACCAGCTCCTCAGCCAACGACAAGCCTGGagagcaggagaaggaggaggacatGGCCATGCTGGCTGAAGAGAAGATCGAGTTAATGTGTCAAGACCAG GTTCTAGATCCCAACATGGACCTGCGAACAGTTAAACATTTTATCTGGAAGAGCGGAGGGGACTTGACGCTTCACTATAGGCAGAAGTCCACGTGA
- the LOC110960377 gene encoding WD repeat-containing protein 48 isoform X2 — MATHHRQNAAGRRKVQVSYVIRDEVEKYNRNGVNALQLDPALNRLFTAGRDSIIRIWSVYQHKDPYIASMEHHTDWVNDIVLCCNGKTLISASSDTTVKVWNAHKGFCMSTLRTHKDYVKALAYAKDKELVASAGLDRQIFLWDVNTLTALTASNNTVTTSSLSGNKDSIYSLAMNQMGTVIVSGSTEKVLRVWDPRTCAKLMKLKGHTDNVKSLLLNRDGTQCLSGSSDGTIRLWSLGQQRCIATYRVHDEGVWALQVNEAFTHVYSGGRDKKIYCTDLRNPDIRVLICEEKAPVLKMELDRSADPPPAIWVSTTKSSVNKWSLKGMHNFRSSGEYDNDCSTPLTPLCTQPEQVIKGGASIIQCHILNDKRHILTKDTNNNVAFWDVLKACKGEDLGKVEFDEEIKKRFKMVYVPNWFSVDLKTGMLTITLDESDCFAAWVSAKDAGFSSSDGSDPKLNLGGLLLQALLEFWPRTRINPMDEEENEVNHVNGEQENRVQKGNGYFQVPPHTPVIFGEAGGRTLFRLLCRDSGGETESMLLNETVPQWVIDITVDKNMPKFNKIPFYLQPHSSSGAKTLKKDRLSASDMLQVRKVMEHVYEKIINLDNESQTTSSSANDKPGEQEKEEDMAMLAEEKIELMCQDQVLDPNMDLRTVKHFIWKSGGDLTLHYRQKST; from the exons ATGGCCACGCATCACAGGCAAAATGCTGCTGGGCGGAGGAAAGTACAG GTGTCTTATGTCATTAGAGACGAGGTGGAGAAGTACAACCGGAACGGGGTGAACGCTCTCCAGCTCGATCCTGCGCTCAACCGGCTCTTCACAGCTGGGAGGGACTCCATCATCCGGATATGGAGCGTCTACCAGCACAAA GACCCATATATCGCGTCTATGGAGCATCATACAGACTGGGTTAATGACATAGTCCTCTGTTGCAATGGAAAAACAT TGATATCTGCCTCATCAGATACAACAGTCAAAGTATGGAACGCGCATAAAGGGTTTTGTATGTCGACGTTACGAACACACAAGGACTATGTGAAGGCATTGGCCTACGCTAAGGACAAGGAGCTAGTGGCGTCTGCAGGTCTGGACCGGCAGATATTTCTTTGGGATGTGAACACTCTAACAGCACTCACTGCTTCCAACAACACTGTCACCA CCTCGTCTCTCAGCGGGAACAAGGACTCGATCTACAGTCTGGCTATGAACCAGATGGGCACAGTCATTGTATCTGGATCCACAGAAAAG GTTCTGAGAGTGTGGGATCCTCGAACATGTGCGAAGCTGATGAAGCTAAAAGGCCACACAGACAATGTGAAGTCGTTGCTGCTGAACCGAGACGGCACTCAG TGTCTGTCGGGCAGCTCAGACGGAACCATCCGCCTTTGGTCACTTGGCCAGCAGAGGTGTATCGCCACCTATCGGGTGCACGACGAAGGCGTCTGGGCCCTGCAGGTCAATGAGGCCTTCACACACGTATATTCTGGAGGCAGAGACAAAAAGATCTACTGCACTGACCTGCGTAACCCAGACATCCGTGTGCTCATTTGTGAGGAAAAGGCCCCGGTGCTCAAA ATGGAACTGGACAGATCTGCTGACCCACCTCCAGCAATCTGGGTCTCCACCACCAAGTCATCCGTTAATAAATGG TCTCTAAAGGGAATGCACAACTTCAGATCATCAGGGGAGTATGACAATGACTGCAGTACCCCTCTGACACCACTGTGTACTCAGCCAGAACAAGTCATCAAGG GAGGTGCCAGTATTATACAGTGCCACATTCTGAACGACAAGAGACACATACTCACCAAAGATACCAACAACAACGTGGCGTTCTGGGATGTCCTGAAG gCGTGCAAGGGAGAAGACTTGGGGAAAGTGGAATTTGAtgaagagattaaaaaacgCTTCAAGATGGTCTATGTGCCAAATTGGTTCTCTGTAGATCTGAAAACTGGG ATGCTCACTATCACTCTGGATGAGAGCGACTGCTTCGCTGCCTGGGTCTCTGCAAAGGACGCCGGCTTTTCAAGTTCTGATGGATCTGACCCAAAGT TGAACCTGGGTGGACTGCTGCTCCAGGCTCTGCTGGAGTTTTGGCCCAGAACCCGCATCAACCCCATGGATGAGGAGGAGAATGAGGTGAACCACG TGAACGGAGAGCAGGAGAACAGGGTCCAGAAAGGAAATGGATACTTCCAGGTGCCACCACACACGCCAGTCATCTTTGGTGAAGCAGGAGGCAGAACTCTTTTTAG gttgctATGTAGAGATTCAGGTGGAGAGACTGAATCCATGCTGCTGAATGAGACGGTCCCTCAGTGGGTTATCGATATAACTGTAGAT AAAAATATGCCCAAGTTCAACAAAATCCCATTCTACCTCCAGCCTCATTCTTCCTCTGgtgcaaaaactctaaaaaa GGATCGTTTGTCTGCCAGCGACATGCTCCAGGTGAGGAAGGTGATGGAGCACGTCTACGAGAAGATCATCAACCTGGACAACGAGTCGCAGACCACCAGCTCCTCAGCCAACGACAAGCCTGGagagcaggagaaggaggaggacatGGCCATGCTGGCTGAAGAGAAGATCGAGTTAATGTGTCAAGACCAG GTTCTAGATCCCAACATGGACCTGCGAACAGTTAAACATTTTATCTGGAAGAGCGGAGGGGACTTGACGCTTCACTATAGGCAGAAGTCCACGTGA
- the LOC110960376 gene encoding Golgi reassembly-stacking protein 1-like, giving the protein MGLSQSSEASEGGTYGYHVHGVQPNSPAENAGLQPFFDFILSLDYKRLNEENDLLKEILKANMEKVVKMEVYSTKTTTVRELEVVPSSMWGGQGLLGASVRFCSYQGANENVWHVLDVEPSSPAALAGLQSHSDYIVGADQVLQDSEDFFSLIEAHEGKPLKLLVYNTQTDVCREVVVTPNGAWGGEGSLGCGIGYGYLHRIPANPEVSTVKPPTPVPEEKPSPPELPTHGYTETPLMAASSQSEDLLDLEQVTLEEAALPPPIQRVMDPGFSDSEVAAMSPDPADLVDRLELSVSSIDMTNTSLAMHEEKDSEISGVEELEDSVLLSSSAENQTEPQEPSSLAVMDHTLASTETLFDSGVAPAEPSDLITESSSFHLEPSNSQSPPLGDTSLPVESLNPPAELSEPAEDLPCPPPVGLIPHLAADELTTEDSPSQVIEEAQGSVEESVESAAHQCDHEHDEDEPEEEPDESHFE; this is encoded by the exons ATGGGTTTATCTCAGAGCTCAGAAGCATCCGAGGGAGGGACGTATGGATATCACGTTCACGGA GTGCAGCCAAATTCCCCTGCAGAAAATGCTGGACTACAGCCCTTCTTTGACTTCATTCTGTCTCTTGACTACAAAAGACTC aatgaggaaaatgacCTGTTGAAGGAGATCCTGAAAGCCAACATGGAGAAAGTGGTGAAGATGGAGGTGTACAGCACTAAGACCACAACAGTTCGTGAGCTGGAGGTGGTGCCCAGCAGCATGTGGGGAGGTCAGGGTCTGCTGGGGGCCAGTGTTCGCTTCTGCAGCTACCAAGGAGCCAATGAGAACGTTTGGCACGTCCTG GATGTGGAACCCAGTTCACCTGCTGCTTTGGCGGGGCTTCAGTCCCACAGTGACTACATTGTTGGAGCAGACCAGGTGTTGCAAGAT TCCGAGGACTTCTTCTCGCTGATTGAAGCTCATGAAGGGAAACCCCTAAAGCTGCTGGTgtacaacacacaaacagatgtgTGCAGGGAGGTGGTGGTGACACCCAACGGAGCGTGGGGAGGAGAGGGCAG TCTGGGCTGCGGCATTGGTTACGGCTACCTGCACCGAATCCCTGCAAATCCTGAAGTATCGACAGTGAAGCCTCCCACCCCAGTTCCTGAGGAGAAACCGTCTCCTCCAGAGCTGCCTACACACGGATACACGGAG ACACCTCTGATGGCAGCTTCAAGCCAAAGTGAAGATTTGTTGGACCTGGAGCAGGTCACCCTCGAGGAGGCCGCTCTACCTCCACCCATCCAGAGAGTCATGGACCCCG GGTTTTCCGATTCTGAAGTAGCAGCGATGAGCCCCGATCCTGCAGATCTGGTGGACAGGCTGGAACTGTCCGTGTCTTCCATCGACATGACCAACACTTCACTGGCCATGCATGAGGAGAAGGACAGTGAAATATCTGGCGTTG aggagctggaggacagCGTTCTGCTCTCATCATCAGCTGAGAACCAGACTGAGCCACAAGAGCCGAGCTCCCTGGCGGTCATGGACCACACTCTGGCTTCCACTGAGACTCTGTTTGATTCAGGTGTCGCACCAGCTGAACCATCTGACCTGATCACCGAGTCCTCAAGCTTCCATCTTGAACCCAGCAACAGCCAAAGTCCACCTCTGGGTGACACGTCTCTTCCTGTAGAGTCTCTCAACCCTCCAGCTGAGCTTTCTGAGCCGGCTGAAGACCTTCCCTGTCCACCTCCTGTTGGTCTCATCCCACATCTAGCTGCTGATGAGCTCACCACAGAAGATTCTCCTTCTCAAGTCATCGAGGAAGCTCAGGGTTCAGTGGAGGAGTCTGTAGAGTCTGCTGCTCACCAGTGTGACCACGAGCACGATGAGGACGAGCCAGAAGAGGAACCAGACGAGTCCCATTTTGAGTAA
- the LOC110960374 gene encoding cysteine/serine-rich nuclear protein 2-like: MYISHHSHKMRGILKRKFAEVDENPSYSSSSSPSPPSSLSSPASSEGESDGEGSLSEDFTPHSPSSSTGLPIQSILKRPKLASGRSNVRFDQVTVFSFQHCQGFTSVPSRGGATLGMVRRHSALHRYTVAEHALEQRHRRREKLRQRRKEEKLEALKHKLIISGAIDQRDADRLTLDQIPDGDSDFHISDAELDDRGFLLPFSSKQRQALLQAAGVKHIDKEEKRQLHDLRLSREACGCDCQGFCEPETCACSLAGIKCQVDRFSFPCGCTKDSCGNTQGRIEFDSRRVQTHYIHTVMRLELERRIQDEALIPEEQTGLPEELQEYEDQDEMHLEQSEQDKSCPFGFSLEEDGLPVTMPTAPSFHFIPERLAVEENSCSSDMTESSCSSSDSESGGNLNGSPNLPDVDGGLNHALSLCENNNYSSSCSQLRRIEPLMQHSSSSSAVHSTTTDSVGPRTALTDNISRTSVTDYLDENANQARDFFEDASLEGFPNTPSPTVDYSLGGYMDLSLSSESDLEFFDSDYPSGPLHSSFKAHRHPDSFRHLQLCSSVNLPQYESSTHLLESLIGLTDPSTEQISSFCS, from the exons ATGTACATCAGCCACCACAGCCACAAAATGAGAGGCATCCTTAAGAGAAAGTTCGCAGAGGTGGATGAAAATCCcagctactcctcctcctcctccccctctcctccctcctccctctcctcccctgcCTCCTCAGAGGGGGAGTCAGACGGGGAGGGCAGCTTGTCTGAAGATTTCACACCTCACAGTCCTTCTTCATCCACCGGTTTGCCCA TTCAGTCCATCCTCAAGAGGCCAAAGCTTGCGAGTGGACGGAGCAACGTTCGCTTCGATCAGGTGACTGTTTTCAGTTTCCAGCACTGCCAAGGCTTCACCAGCGTTCCCAGCCGTGGAGGTGCAACGTTGGGCATGGTGAGGAGACACAGCGCCCTCCACAGGTACACGGTGGCAGAGCATGCACTGGAACAGCGACACAGACGCAGAGAGAAGCTCAGACAAAGACGGAAAGAGGAGAAGTTGGAGGCACTGAAGCACAAA TTGATCATCAGTGGAGCCATCGACCAGCGAGATGCAGACAGACTCACTCTGGATCAAATCCCAGACGGCGACTCTGACTTTCACATCAGTGACGCTGAGCTGGACGATCGAGGTTTCCTTCTCCCGTTCTCTTCCAAACAGCGACAAGCTCTTCTGCAGGCAGCAGGGGTGAAGCACATCGACAAGGAGGAGAAGAGGCAGCTTCACGACCTGAGACTCTCCAGAGAGGCCTGTGGATGTGACTGCCAGGGCTTCTGTGAACCAGAGACCTGCGCATGTAGTCTGGCAGGCATCAAGTGTCAG GTGGACCGCTTTAGCTTCCCATGTGGCTGCACTAAGGACAGCTGTGGAAACACTCAGGGACGCATTGAGTTCGACTCCAGGCGTGTTCAGACACATTACATCCACACGGTCATGAGACTCGAACTGGAGAGGCGAATCCAGGATGAAGCGCTCATCCCAGAGGAGCAGACTGGACTTCCAGAGGAGCTCCAGGAGTACGAGGACCAGGATGAGATGCACCTGGAGCAGAGTGAACAGGACAAGAGCTGTCCATTTGGGTTTAGTTTGGAGGAAGACGGGCTTCCTGTCACCATGCCCACCGCTCCATCGTTCCATTTCATCCCAGAGCGTTTGGCCGTGGAGgagaacagctgcagcagcgacATGACCGaatcctcctgctcctcctctgaCTCTGAGTCTGGAGGAAACCTCAACGGAAGTCCGAATCTTCCTGACGTTGATGGAGGGTTGAACCATGCTCTTAGTCTctgtgaaaataataattactcGTCTTCGTGCAGCCAACTGAGGCGCATAGAACCACTGatgcagcacagcagcagcagctctgcagttcACAGCACAACTACTGACAGTGTGGGACCACGGACAGCACTCACAGACAATATCAGCCGGACCTCAGTCACAGATTATCTGGATGAAAATGCGAACCAAGCCAGAGATTTCTTTGAAGATGCCTCTCTTGAGGGCTTCCCTAACACCCCCTCCCCCACCGTAGACTATTCCTTAGGAGGGTACATGGACCTGAGTCTGTCCTCTGAATCCGACCTGGAGTTCTTTGACAGCGACTACCCCTCTGGTCCACTGCACAGCTCcttcaaagcacacagacaCCCGGACAGTTTCCGCCACCTGCAGCTGTGCAGTTCTGTTAATCTGCCACAATACGAGTCGAGCACCCACCTCCTGGAGTCTCTGATCGGCCTGACCGACCCGAGCACAGAGCAGATATCCAGCTTTTGTAGCTGA